From the genome of Watersipora subatra chromosome 9, tzWatSuba1.1, whole genome shotgun sequence:
tacaatgccaccctttatttgaatgtcacttctaataaagcgccactttAAGGGAAGGattaaaaaatagagtgccatggtaCTCAAATGAAGGTTTTATGATATGCTAacttgtaaaaaaataaaaaaaagcatTTCACTATCTCAACTACAATCACTTCAATTAGAACACTATAACTAATGAAGTAGATATGTGTACCCAGTAGCCATGACAACCCGGTCGACTTCGAGCTCTGTCCCATCAATCAGAATAACGCCGTTCTCCGTAAATTCCTTGATATTAGCCACACACTTGACTGTTCCTTGCTCGAGACAACCATAAATCTCATCTGATAGTGCGCCTAGACTAGCGGGTGTTGGCTCTGGCCAATTCCTAAACTTTTTGAAACGGTCCAAGGTTGGTCCTATTTTTCTGACTGTAACACATTTTTACCTCTGCAGTGTACAAACAATAACCAAACATTGAGACAGTAGCAACCATACATTGTAACAGTGATAACCAGACATTGTAACAGTAATAACCATACATTGAAACAGCaataacaatgcattgtaaCAGTGATAATCATACATTGTAACCGCAATAACCGTACAGTGTAACGGCGATAATTAAACATTATAACAGCAATAGCCATACACTGTAACCGTGATAACCATACATTGTAACAGTGATAACCATACATCGTAACAATGATAACCATACACTGTAACAATGATAACCAAACATTGTAACAGCAGTGTTTAGCAGTAATGTAATAGCAAACAACATGATTCCATAAATCATGTGAGGATAGAAAAATGTATAGTAAAGGTCAATCATTGTTTTGGTGTTAAGGTATCTTCTCACATGGCGCATCATCAAGAGTACACATTGTAATTTACTGGTTAATTTTGCAATATGGCTTTGAAATGATATATTATCATCAAATGTGCCTTCTATCATCAAACATTGTAGCAGCAATAATTAAACGCTGTATTCTCTATAGTTGCATATCATAATATCACTGGATAAATGTGAGCAATACACTATCTATAACTGAACAGAGAAAGAGTAATCAGATACATACAGACGAGTCTGGTGAAAAGACGGGGCGCCCAAATAGCTATGGTGGCAGCGAACAGGCTTAAATTTAGGTCATAAGGGCTGTCATAATCTCTGGTCAATACAAGGACACCCGATCTGCATGAGAGGTACACAGGCTACAACAAATACGTACACAGGCTACaagaaatatgtaaaaaattacataattgTAGGAAATAGATATAGGGATACCTCATTATATAGGGAAACAGTCTAGAGAGAGTCGAGATTATAAAAGTTCTCAGTTGATTTTGAAGTGTGAAATTAAGTGGTTATGAACAAATACTGTAGACTTGCACTGACAACTAGATTACAGAATGTAGATGGAACGATTTGcttaaaactatgaaatatttaaGACATTCAAATGAGCTAACTCATCATTATAAAGCCATTAATGATAATAGCTAAAAGTACCAATGAATAGaaagattaaaaaaatgaaagggTAATGGACCTGGTAAACATTCCTTAGCCAAACTCTCGAGCGGGGATAAGCGTGCAACTCAAAACATTTCTAGGCACTATAATGCTGTTACATACACACTTGATATCTAAGTACTGTTCAGTGTCTAAATACTGCTTGGTTCATATAGTTAAATACACACAACTCATACAACATGTAACCTTCAAGTACCACGGTACACGATTATTCATAGAAGTTCTTATATGTATGAATGCAATGACTCTCACTTAGAATTAGCCTTATCAGTTATTTGCTCAATACCTAACACCATAAAGTGTCATTGATGCAATCACCTGAGAACCTCGCTTCGCTAGATCAGTAGCTATGTCAAGGCCGCTTGAGCGGTTGCCGACAACAAGAGTTTTCTCTCCAGCCTTATAGTTTTCTGCGCAAGTGTAGTAATGGCTGTGGGAGATGAGACCGTTGTAATTGTCTGCGTTGGGTAACTTGGGAATGAATGGGTAGGAATAAAGCCCAGTGCACAGCATGATCCTATCAAACCTCTCTACTTTTCTTCCTTCATCGCTATTCAAGTCTTCCACCTTAAAACAAATCCAGTGCTAGTGAGACATTTTTTAACCATATTTGAGATAAACAGAAATGTCTTTGTTAGCAAGTGCATGAGCTGTACTAATTGCATATGTTTTACATCCAGAAATAAGAGTCTCTTcactaattttaataaaagaaaaTAGTCTAAGACCACTTTCTAGCTTTGGCCTGAaatgacagcttttactatatacACTATGTTGGTTGTTCAAAAACATAACAGACTGATTGAAGAATGAAACAAAATCCATAACCTTGCGCTTCACAAACGTTCCtttcaaaaaagcaaagaaTGATAATTCAATTATCTAAGAAATATGTTACAGCTCTTTAATGATCTACAGTTTTAAGATGCCTGGGAATTTGCAACTATGAATGACCTTCAGATGTAATGCAAAATTGGAAAGCGGGCCAAAGCTAAAAGCAATcaacacaaattaatttggtGTTAAAATCTCAAGTTTGCAGTAGTAGCTACTCATGGAATACATCGTGTTGAAAAGCTGGAAACAAATGCAGCTTGTGTGATAATGTAAGTTAGAGAGACTTATGGGTAAATTAGGCTTTCCGGTAGGAGAATTGAAGTAATTGGTAATAGAATTGGCAGTACTTGCATTTCTGAAATGAAACTAAGGATTGACAAGTGCTTTGTTTTAGATGAGAGAATGTCTCCGATACCTAATAGAGAGCATGGGCGGTGTCAAAGTCTGAGAATGCCCGTTTGGAGCTACCATGGTAATGGCACTCGGTATTTGTTGTCGATACAACGCAATTTTTATCGTAACAGCCGGCAAGCCATTGAATTGAAAAGTATGGAAATTATTGGAAGCAACCAATATACTTTGCAAATTTATATGACCGAAAGAAATGTGTGGGCTTGAATGCTGTGACAATTGATGGATAGTGATATCATGCGCCTCACAAAACCTTACAGGAGTGGACAACTCCTGATGTCGGTGACAAGTGCGATGTTAGAATACTTTCAGCTTTCTGCAACAAGTTCATCTGCAGAGAAGAAGACCGCTACTTCCTCCTCTCCCCTGTGGAAGATTGGTGAAGGTCCATCACATTAGATTCAGAGGGTCCACAAGCCATACTAACAACATAACATCTTCACAGAAAAATGCACCAACAAGACACAATTAGATCAATACACCATACAGGTTAATTATAAAGATGCcactgctcacaaaatgtggaCTAGATCGGATTTTCGTTGACTAGAGAAGCTAATTGGTGCATACATAGGCATGAATGTTAGCGATGGTCAtgtttgaaaaaatatgtttaatatcATGAGCTTGGGTCATGCTAGTTTCACCACTAGTTTCACACATAGTCACGCAGAAGGTTTTAACGCAGTATGTGATCAACCTCAGTCTAATTGGTCATCTCATCTAATGACACCTGCCAACAAGTCATGTCTCCACACACATCTGTAAGCGATGGCATCTTCTGATATAGGGAATTAGTGCGACAGCTTCGATTAGATGCCTTATAATAAATCAATACAAATAAAAACGTACAATCATTTCCCAGCAGCCAGTAGTTTCATGGTCCTCAGTCTTCTGTAGCTTGTGTACTATATGCTCCAGCTTGACATGTTGCATAAGTTCAAATTTCTCGGTGTAGCTAGACAGGTATTCATATACCTAAAATATCACAATGGCTGTTATTAATACTAGTAACCTtggcagtcctgtgcaccatgggagattgtcatgagtaatcagcaCAGTGGACCCgcgccatacgattttaatttattccagtgttggcatcagaAGGCGAAAATTTCGTATAGAcgggtataaaaacccatagtaaatatctaatgcaaacaccctctAGTGAAAACTATCAAGTTtgtatatacgtactgtacatattaaaaattagtaacaattaACGTTACAGTGTACTATGCGCAGTACGTACTGCAGGGagttttaccttcgagacagactaTAACatgaacgttgaatttaacttagatgaatttagcttactaaacacatacataaAGTCAAGTTTTACTAtgtatttttacttattttaataaacttcaactttttcatcgctaaaattttatcacctatttgTTCCCAGttttgttttcacaataactaataacgaataaCGCCAAACTGAGCAAGATTGAGTATCATATCTCTTCCATTGATTTTATCACCTATCCGCTTCCGTTCcacaataataactaataatgccGAACTGAGCGAGATGGAGAATCTTATCTCTTTCATTCAGTGTTAGAcggattttggcaaatagcatacCGACATATTTGCTAATCCGACGGTATCAGCACATCGACTGCCAAATTCAAATTTCGAGAGAACTTTTCGTTGATTTCGTAggatgaaaaatatttcatatggaGAGGAAGAAAAATCAGCTTGTTCTATATCACATGGCAAAAATATCACataacagggtcatcgtaaccCAAGGGCACACTGTATGTCCATAGTCATCTCATGAAGTAGTAAGGTGGCCAAGCAGCGTAGGAGGTTAGTGTGCCGGTCATTAAAGAATGACGAATGAACACAGCTCctattatagttgatattacACTATGTTCCAATTCAATACAAATACCAACTATATTCTCAAGCTGGTGCACATAATGTTTTAACTCGCAAACATATGACGATGCTTTTGCAGTATCAGTTTTTAATAATCTGCAACAAAACTCGCTAAGGCTAAGGCAATTTATTTTAGAGcatatatgtgtcatgatcacagaaaccatggttaagtcgggattataagatttagagttatctgcattaacagaaggagaaaattctcacaattattttgcaaaaaatattttgattctagcttaattacaacagattttatggtcaataaactgaatgcatgtttaccatcagtgcgaaaacctagttccgagaaaactggtgttaaagtctgagaaacgaaaaccgatgcacagttttgtttgcatttcaaaacgtcatagcaaccaatattaagaggttgtgatatttatctagatttctgtatttgtatcaaaagaattatgctgaatttaaaaatttaaactgaTTTTGGCTGGAtgtcatagaaatggctgtatatctataagaaaatgtattacctaattttgcagatattaaaaacggcttggcagtgccgcgatattgagcacaaccgtagtatgatcaacaaaatgttaaaaaataataatagcagtaacatattgcacatcattggTCACtttatactttgatcttgcaaattcgaattatttttcttataatcaaatcttataaaatcgaataattatttttataattaaatattgtaaaaatcttatatgaatggttaagaatatatcatggtcattccctttacttacactgcttttggcatcagttggaataccaaagtactcattataagtgtccaaaatgtcagaattatccctcaaatcggcaaaaaagaaacgattacgtttTTTCAGACGCCATTtatcagtacttcctgtttagcatagcaacggttttaaggggtTTTTCCGAGGttttaagacatttattatctaaactgacttcagattcagaaagatcactctttgattagtCCAGAAGCATGTGTTATCAAAAtccttaccaaaattataaattcagttagtggaactttaaagtcgaataactcaactttgtgatttgcgacttaaccatggtttctgtgaccgcgacccatatgatagaaattttttactataataagtagGCTAGTGAACGATTTAAGGATTTCCCATTCTCAAATAAATGATTTACTACACAAGTCTTCACTATGATAGTTACCGAATGATTTTGTTGCATTTATAAAAATGACTTCTTTCTAAAagtttattactgttattattgttcattataaGTTTATTACAGATGTTCAGTGTACGTATCCTATCTTCACACGAATGTTATCTAGAATGCATGACATTGTGGTGTGTAGCAAGGACCTACAGCACACACACACAGGACTGGACCAAGAATATTGGGAATTCAAACATCATAGTAAGCAAACCATAGAGTATCACACTTGCAGGATCTATGCATACTGGTCACCTGCACACAAAAGCTCTAAAACTGAAGGACATGgcttagaaaataataaatgtatttGTGATTATATAATTTCAAATGAGTTATCTTTAATATGATCTCTGTAAAAGCTCTATTGCATATTCTTAAAATTAATTGAGTAGTTAACTCTTATATTTGTGTCCACAATTCATTAAAACTTCTACAGTACCCCCCAAACATAGATGTGAaggcaaattaatttttttcaacttggTTGAAATCACGAAATAACTAACCATGTTTTTGGTGAGAAAGGTAGGACAATCAGTCGGATATGGATGGTCACTGAGAGTTATCATATCTCTGCTCGTGTTGGTGACAAGATGATTGTAGCCATGACTTTGCCCATATACAGGGGGGCGAGGTGACCAGAGCCCCGCTACAAGAAAGTAACAGATTCTGCTTAAAGCATatcatcaattatatcagtacttttatcatatatttcagtacttcagagtcttggctttcgaatgagcctatattcattACACTAAGAATAATAGAAACATGAAAAACAGCGTgacaaaagtatgtcctgcaataaaaaaacactcggttgtggttcccacaatgtgatgtaaTAATcagcatttagccttaggtcatcaatcctttcgctgccattgaggctgtgcttttctgtgacaatcggtgctcttaaacccagagagcactaataataaactagaattctagataatcaacaatgcccagAGATCGTGTTaatgcccgaccaatacaaacacatgttctgggttaacaGATTTTGGGTGATTGTGGAAGTAGTTGCTgttgtagtagtattattatccGAAGAATTTGTATCGTTTTCCATGTTGATTTCTAAATATGATTacgcttcaataaatatactgtcgttgataaaggtaatgaaatcacatcgattaaattgtgacctgcagtggcgtggccctaggactatatgtaaattgcactctcacgagatcacgcaatgcttatAATTAATTAGaatcagtcgtgcccctcaacatcacaataaaaagagagggctagtgcatatcatcgggaaaacatagtatgatgcttggaatttgagctatttatcatagaaataatctgtacatggagagctaatgacactgattcctttgtcatcttcattggttctctggagttgtcctacctttgcctgccactagcacgcatcattatcgtagttgattaataagcggtaagagcatacaacaccgaatatgaaaattgtgacgtcatatTTTGCGAGCTTATACCgttgaacatttttgtggtagagctctggggaaatcctataaacaccaaccaatgtctgtctcaccatgtcaaacaatggctcatttgaaagccaagatattgaagaacctgaataagcagaaacagtactgatataattaaTGTTCTTTAACTTTAAtccataactgccacgtacaacttttatcgtatttagtTGGTAAATCAAACACGcggattccgattttgtactcaaaataaagattggtccactaactttcaaagtcattaaagcttttttaaagtgtttcaatatccgtctcgaaaacaacacaatcggcatagtaagctccgcccataaatatgtgatgaaacctagctttttcaggaacggaagttagggatttttagtccgatttagaataatagagatgggcgtcttaaaacccattattatctaaatctagcctgtaaaataatctcagtcttatatgaaaggtatataaactatttaaaatcgtcgtagcttgttacacgatgtttaaataggctgaatgccgagaaaaatgagctcaaaaagcgcaaGTTTATCACAATCTAGTGtcgttatcgcgcttttttgagctcatttttaaatatgcactGTTAAATCgtcttatctacctttcagaaaagacagattattttgtaaggctgaatttagataataatggattttaaaacacccatatctattattctaaatcggccTAACTTCCATTTTTAAAACGCTAGGTTACGGcacgtatttatgggcagagcttgttgtgccgatcgtgatGTTTTCGAGGCCGTTATTAagacgctgtaaaaaagccttcattactttgaaagtggaccaatttttattttgagtacaaaatcggaatcagcgtgtttgatttacctagtaaatacgatgaaagttgtacgtgacagttatggtttaacttgGCTCCATTGAGTGTAGGTTCAATCTTGACCAGTGACTAAGAATCTTGACCATTCTATTGAATGTTAAAAGGTAGATACAGAATCATGGGCCCAATCTTGATCACTCTATTGAATGCTCATGGACGATACAGAATGATGGGTCCCATCTTGACCATTCTATTGAATGTTCATGGGTAGTTGTAGAATGATGGCTCTAATCGTGACCAAATTTTTATCTGATTGcctgttttgtttgtttttcattttataaatgcAATGCTTTTTAGAAGAGAAAGATCATGCTTTGCTATCACATTTTATATGTTTGTCTTTTGGGTATTTTTGCTGAGGGTATGCTCAAATAAATTAGATTATTCAGATTATAAACTATTTGAGTGGGTTAGATAGTGAAAAATATGACGGAAAGTTGTCTAAGTATTCCGAAAAGAACATAGTGGAGAATGGCATATGGCGAGTTATTCAATTTTCATTAAAGCTTATATAGATAGAAGATATATAGTAGTTGGAGCAATATTTCAGTTGTGCATAACTCATCATATTTTGTTTACGGTTAACTCAAATcgttataaataaaaaaccttcaGAAGTAGGTTGATAGCGAATATACCACTGACTTGTTTGGTGCTAGCCTTGGAAAAATAACTATATTCAGTTTTTAATAATACAGTTCAGCAAGATGCGGGCTTTGCAAAGGCTTACCTATGTAAGACTGCCAACTTATACTGCAATAAGCAAACAGTACTAAAGTAGGTAATAAgaccaaaattatttaaattgcaatCTATTTGGAATAGAACCTACCTATCTCATTGCTCTTCTCATAGCAAACCACATCAAATCCTTCCTCATTGCACGCTTTGAGAGATACAAGACCAGCACAGCCAGCTCCAACGATTCCCACCCTCATGGTGAAGTTCAGAGACTTTTTCTAATCACAAATGAACTAGTCACTAAAAATACTCTGATATATATCCCTTCAAGTATCAAGATGAAAAATCTAACTGCTCTATAGCTAGGTAAAAACGTTGCATATTCATATCACGAGTATCAATGTTAGAATTTCATTCCTACTACCAGATTTGTCGTAACACCATCTTTTGTATGAGATTAATTAGACTATCAAGCGgcaaatgtaaaaaatgtatATTGCAGTGCGGCCGTTTAGATGCgtattattttaatgggaaCACAAATCTACAACAATGTTTGATCTTAtttacattttgtatgttttaattGAAGCTTTGTCAGTCGATGATGCACAAAGCTTAGTGCAGCTAATTTAGAGTTTGAAAAATGATGCAACATTACCGGAAGATAATAAGTTTTCATGAAATGCTAGACTGCAAATAGTTCATTTGTACAATGTCAGATTTGTGATCTAAATATGTtgcaaataatatttatatgcaaaatcgGATGAAAACAAACACGTACCGACAACAAGCCGCACAAAACTATTAAGGTTATGCATAATTATAAAAATCCGCTAACAAAGTTAACTTATTTGTCTGCATGCAACCTGCAA
Proteins encoded in this window:
- the LOC137403899 gene encoding flavin-containing monooxygenase 3-like, whose amino-acid sequence is MRVGIVGAGCAGLVSLKACNEEGFDVVCYEKSNEIAGLWSPRPPVYGQSHGYNHLVTNTSRDMITLSDHPYPTDCPTFLTKNMVYEYLSSYTEKFELMQHVKLEHIVHKLQKTEDHETTGCWEMIVEDLNSDEGRKVERFDRIMLCTGLYSYPFIPKLPNADNYNGLISHSHYYTCAENYKAGEKTLVVGNRSSGLDIATDLAKRGSQPVYLSCRSGVLVLTRDYDSPYDLNLSLFAATIAIWAPRLFTRLVFRKIGPTLDRFKKFRNWPEPTPASLGALSDEIYGCLEQGTVKCVANIKEFTENGVILIDGTELEVDRVVMATGYELTFPFLSKDILDPANWCLYNKIWPVHLHKNTFAAIGMVRTPGSSMPLFELQARWAVQIFKGEETLPSPQQMKADTPVFASGDPHLLIQQLHVNHLPYEMKMAGCAGCYPGFRFLLRHPLIWLIIYFGAAYPPIFRLTGPGKSADAWHMIEASISRATQAMNAEDRKKKLLKLFLFGLLGFALFTSYGDWILESLTSA